One region of Solea senegalensis isolate Sse05_10M linkage group LG14, IFAPA_SoseM_1, whole genome shotgun sequence genomic DNA includes:
- the bend5 gene encoding BEN domain-containing protein 5 isoform X4 → MAAQASRAKHRSSPLQALSQDHGRPLSNSSKSLAAVVARLERNAASSYMEGEEDLDEDRLAEEGEDDEDEDMEAEHQQYHHQQQQQQHLEVDSDCVSEVAAAVVPRVLYEELVHSYRQQEEEMRRLQQELERTRRQLVQQAKKLKEYGSLLTEVKELRDFNRRLQDVLLMRLGSEPMHDNGTQTIKAEVVEPIVEAQETCREEANTSSSYSPSPRTVYTCNDGKVHLGGGIWVEEEKWHQLQRTQGDSKFTKNLAVMIWGTETLKNRSVTGVATKKKKDALPKPPLSPSKLKIVRECLYDRVSQETADSAEITQRLSKVNKYICEKIMDINKSIKNEERRESKLLIRQTVKMENFSYDGM, encoded by the exons ATGGCAGCGCAGGCCAGCCGTGCGAAGCACAGATCCTCGCCCTTGCAG GCTCTGTCTCAGGACCATGGACGACCCCTGTCCAATTCCTCCAAGAGCCTTGCTGCAGTAGTAGCTCGACTGGAGAGAAATGCTGCCAGCTCTTATATGGAGGGTGAAGAAGACCTGGACGAGGACAGACTtgctgaggagggagaggatgatgaagatgaagatatGGAGGCAGAACATCAGCAATatcatcaccagcagcagcaacaacagcatttGGAGGTGGATTCAGATTGTGTGTCGGAGGTAGCTGCAGCCGTGGTTCCTAGAGTCTTGTATGAGGAGCTAGTTCACAGCTACagacaacaggaggaggagatgaggaggctgcagcaggagctggagaGAACCCGCAGACAGCTGGTACAACAGGCCAAGAAGCTGAAGGAATATGGTAGCTTGTTGACAGAAGTCAAAGAACTGAGGGACTTCAACAGGAGACTGCAAGACGTCCTTCTTATGAGACTGGGCAGCG AGCCCATGCATGACAATGGCACTCAGACAATCAAGGCCGAAGTTGTTGAACCCATTGTTGAAGCCCAGGAGACATGCAGAGAAGAAGCCAACACCAGTTCCAGCTATTCGCCTTCCCCTAGAACAGTATACACCTGCAATGATGGAAAG GTTCACCTTGGTGGTGGAATTTgggtagaagaagaaaagtggCACCAACTACAACGCACCCAGGGAGACTCCAAGTTCACAAAGAACCTGGCTGTAATGATCTGGGGAACAGAAACCCTCAAAAACCGCAGTGTCACAGGTGTggcaaccaaaaaaaagaaggatgCTCTGCCCAAACCGCCACTGTCACCCAGCAAGCTGAAAATTGTCAGAG AATGTCTGTACGACAGAGTGTCTCAGGAGACAGCCGACAGTGCAGAGATTACGCAGAGATTATCCAAAGtgaacaaatacatttgtgaaaagaTAATGGACATCAACAAGTCCATCAAGAACGAGGAGCGGCGAGAGTCCAAGCTGCTcatcagacagacagtgaagaTGGAGAACTTCAGCTACGATGGCATGTAA
- the bend5 gene encoding BEN domain-containing protein 5 isoform X1, whose protein sequence is MYAFVKFFEDDMCYALPVSNVEDFRPLHKTDFDKQKVYLVHRSEENGSAGQPCEAQILALADTVEELEDNIMQKKMKIPKMSIENSGNSTENNFGEERMPLRHKKALSQDHGRPLSNSSKSLAAVVARLERNAASSYMEGEEDLDEDRLAEEGEDDEDEDMEAEHQQYHHQQQQQQHLEVDSDCVSEVAAAVVPRVLYEELVHSYRQQEEEMRRLQQELERTRRQLVQQAKKLKEYGSLLTEVKELRDFNRRLQDVLLMRLGSEPMHDNGTQTIKAEVVEPIVEAQETCREEANTSSSYSPSPRTVYTCNDGKVHLGGGIWVEEEKWHQLQRTQGDSKFTKNLAVMIWGTETLKNRSVTGVATKKKKDALPKPPLSPSKLKIVRECLYDRVSQETADSAEITQRLSKVNKYICEKIMDINKSIKNEERRESKLLIRQTVKMENFSYDGM, encoded by the exons ATGTATGCTTTTGTTAAATTCTTTGAAGACGATATGTGCTACGCGTTGCCCGTTTCAAATGTGGAAGATTTCAGACCACTGCACAAAACAGATTTTGATAAGCAGAAGGTGTATCTGGTTCACAGAAGTGAGGAGAATGGCAGCGCAGGCCAGCCGTGCGAAGCACAGATCCTCGCCCTTGCAG ATACAGTAGAGGAATTAGAAGACAATATAATgcaaaagaagatgaaaattCCCAAGATGTCCATCGAGAATTCAGGGAACTCAACTGAGAACAATTTTGGAGAGGAGAGAATGCCACTTAGGCATAAAAAG GCTCTGTCTCAGGACCATGGACGACCCCTGTCCAATTCCTCCAAGAGCCTTGCTGCAGTAGTAGCTCGACTGGAGAGAAATGCTGCCAGCTCTTATATGGAGGGTGAAGAAGACCTGGACGAGGACAGACTtgctgaggagggagaggatgatgaagatgaagatatGGAGGCAGAACATCAGCAATatcatcaccagcagcagcaacaacagcatttGGAGGTGGATTCAGATTGTGTGTCGGAGGTAGCTGCAGCCGTGGTTCCTAGAGTCTTGTATGAGGAGCTAGTTCACAGCTACagacaacaggaggaggagatgaggaggctgcagcaggagctggagaGAACCCGCAGACAGCTGGTACAACAGGCCAAGAAGCTGAAGGAATATGGTAGCTTGTTGACAGAAGTCAAAGAACTGAGGGACTTCAACAGGAGACTGCAAGACGTCCTTCTTATGAGACTGGGCAGCG AGCCCATGCATGACAATGGCACTCAGACAATCAAGGCCGAAGTTGTTGAACCCATTGTTGAAGCCCAGGAGACATGCAGAGAAGAAGCCAACACCAGTTCCAGCTATTCGCCTTCCCCTAGAACAGTATACACCTGCAATGATGGAAAG GTTCACCTTGGTGGTGGAATTTgggtagaagaagaaaagtggCACCAACTACAACGCACCCAGGGAGACTCCAAGTTCACAAAGAACCTGGCTGTAATGATCTGGGGAACAGAAACCCTCAAAAACCGCAGTGTCACAGGTGTggcaaccaaaaaaaagaaggatgCTCTGCCCAAACCGCCACTGTCACCCAGCAAGCTGAAAATTGTCAGAG AATGTCTGTACGACAGAGTGTCTCAGGAGACAGCCGACAGTGCAGAGATTACGCAGAGATTATCCAAAGtgaacaaatacatttgtgaaaagaTAATGGACATCAACAAGTCCATCAAGAACGAGGAGCGGCGAGAGTCCAAGCTGCTcatcagacagacagtgaagaTGGAGAACTTCAGCTACGATGGCATGTAA
- the bend5 gene encoding BEN domain-containing protein 5 isoform X3, which produces MQKKMKIPKMSIENSGNSTENNFGEERMPLRHKKALSQDHGRPLSNSSKSLAAVVARLERNAASSYMEGEEDLDEDRLAEEGEDDEDEDMEAEHQQYHHQQQQQQHLEVDSDCVSEVAAAVVPRVLYEELVHSYRQQEEEMRRLQQELERTRRQLVQQAKKLKEYGSLLTEVKELRDFNRRLQDVLLMRLGSEPMHDNGTQTIKAEVVEPIVEAQETCREEANTSSSYSPSPRTVYTCNDGKVHLGGGIWVEEEKWHQLQRTQGDSKFTKNLAVMIWGTETLKNRSVTGVATKKKKDALPKPPLSPSKLKIVRECLYDRVSQETADSAEITQRLSKVNKYICEKIMDINKSIKNEERRESKLLIRQTVKMENFSYDGM; this is translated from the exons ATgcaaaagaagatgaaaattCCCAAGATGTCCATCGAGAATTCAGGGAACTCAACTGAGAACAATTTTGGAGAGGAGAGAATGCCACTTAGGCATAAAAAG GCTCTGTCTCAGGACCATGGACGACCCCTGTCCAATTCCTCCAAGAGCCTTGCTGCAGTAGTAGCTCGACTGGAGAGAAATGCTGCCAGCTCTTATATGGAGGGTGAAGAAGACCTGGACGAGGACAGACTtgctgaggagggagaggatgatgaagatgaagatatGGAGGCAGAACATCAGCAATatcatcaccagcagcagcaacaacagcatttGGAGGTGGATTCAGATTGTGTGTCGGAGGTAGCTGCAGCCGTGGTTCCTAGAGTCTTGTATGAGGAGCTAGTTCACAGCTACagacaacaggaggaggagatgaggaggctgcagcaggagctggagaGAACCCGCAGACAGCTGGTACAACAGGCCAAGAAGCTGAAGGAATATGGTAGCTTGTTGACAGAAGTCAAAGAACTGAGGGACTTCAACAGGAGACTGCAAGACGTCCTTCTTATGAGACTGGGCAGCG AGCCCATGCATGACAATGGCACTCAGACAATCAAGGCCGAAGTTGTTGAACCCATTGTTGAAGCCCAGGAGACATGCAGAGAAGAAGCCAACACCAGTTCCAGCTATTCGCCTTCCCCTAGAACAGTATACACCTGCAATGATGGAAAG GTTCACCTTGGTGGTGGAATTTgggtagaagaagaaaagtggCACCAACTACAACGCACCCAGGGAGACTCCAAGTTCACAAAGAACCTGGCTGTAATGATCTGGGGAACAGAAACCCTCAAAAACCGCAGTGTCACAGGTGTggcaaccaaaaaaaagaaggatgCTCTGCCCAAACCGCCACTGTCACCCAGCAAGCTGAAAATTGTCAGAG AATGTCTGTACGACAGAGTGTCTCAGGAGACAGCCGACAGTGCAGAGATTACGCAGAGATTATCCAAAGtgaacaaatacatttgtgaaaagaTAATGGACATCAACAAGTCCATCAAGAACGAGGAGCGGCGAGAGTCCAAGCTGCTcatcagacagacagtgaagaTGGAGAACTTCAGCTACGATGGCATGTAA
- the bend5 gene encoding BEN domain-containing protein 5 isoform X2, protein MFALWRFLKQATVLIILEYELSGLQDLSDLTDTFTASVMLKRCITRTPCTSDTVEELEDNIMQKKMKIPKMSIENSGNSTENNFGEERMPLRHKKALSQDHGRPLSNSSKSLAAVVARLERNAASSYMEGEEDLDEDRLAEEGEDDEDEDMEAEHQQYHHQQQQQQHLEVDSDCVSEVAAAVVPRVLYEELVHSYRQQEEEMRRLQQELERTRRQLVQQAKKLKEYGSLLTEVKELRDFNRRLQDVLLMRLGSEPMHDNGTQTIKAEVVEPIVEAQETCREEANTSSSYSPSPRTVYTCNDGKVHLGGGIWVEEEKWHQLQRTQGDSKFTKNLAVMIWGTETLKNRSVTGVATKKKKDALPKPPLSPSKLKIVRECLYDRVSQETADSAEITQRLSKVNKYICEKIMDINKSIKNEERRESKLLIRQTVKMENFSYDGM, encoded by the exons ATGTTTGCTCTCTGGCGTTTTCTTAAACAAGCTACAGTGCTAATAATCCTAGAGTATGAGCTGTCTGGACTGCAGGATCTGTCCGACCTCACTGACACCTTCACTGCGTCTGTCATGTTAAAGCGCTGTATTACCAGGACACCGTGTACCTCAG ATACAGTAGAGGAATTAGAAGACAATATAATgcaaaagaagatgaaaattCCCAAGATGTCCATCGAGAATTCAGGGAACTCAACTGAGAACAATTTTGGAGAGGAGAGAATGCCACTTAGGCATAAAAAG GCTCTGTCTCAGGACCATGGACGACCCCTGTCCAATTCCTCCAAGAGCCTTGCTGCAGTAGTAGCTCGACTGGAGAGAAATGCTGCCAGCTCTTATATGGAGGGTGAAGAAGACCTGGACGAGGACAGACTtgctgaggagggagaggatgatgaagatgaagatatGGAGGCAGAACATCAGCAATatcatcaccagcagcagcaacaacagcatttGGAGGTGGATTCAGATTGTGTGTCGGAGGTAGCTGCAGCCGTGGTTCCTAGAGTCTTGTATGAGGAGCTAGTTCACAGCTACagacaacaggaggaggagatgaggaggctgcagcaggagctggagaGAACCCGCAGACAGCTGGTACAACAGGCCAAGAAGCTGAAGGAATATGGTAGCTTGTTGACAGAAGTCAAAGAACTGAGGGACTTCAACAGGAGACTGCAAGACGTCCTTCTTATGAGACTGGGCAGCG AGCCCATGCATGACAATGGCACTCAGACAATCAAGGCCGAAGTTGTTGAACCCATTGTTGAAGCCCAGGAGACATGCAGAGAAGAAGCCAACACCAGTTCCAGCTATTCGCCTTCCCCTAGAACAGTATACACCTGCAATGATGGAAAG GTTCACCTTGGTGGTGGAATTTgggtagaagaagaaaagtggCACCAACTACAACGCACCCAGGGAGACTCCAAGTTCACAAAGAACCTGGCTGTAATGATCTGGGGAACAGAAACCCTCAAAAACCGCAGTGTCACAGGTGTggcaaccaaaaaaaagaaggatgCTCTGCCCAAACCGCCACTGTCACCCAGCAAGCTGAAAATTGTCAGAG AATGTCTGTACGACAGAGTGTCTCAGGAGACAGCCGACAGTGCAGAGATTACGCAGAGATTATCCAAAGtgaacaaatacatttgtgaaaagaTAATGGACATCAACAAGTCCATCAAGAACGAGGAGCGGCGAGAGTCCAAGCTGCTcatcagacagacagtgaagaTGGAGAACTTCAGCTACGATGGCATGTAA